The following proteins are co-located in the Cherax quadricarinatus isolate ZL_2023a chromosome 26, ASM3850222v1, whole genome shotgun sequence genome:
- the LOC128691623 gene encoding dentin sialophosphoprotein isoform X1: MDTARIHLVFLVLFSLGEVKGLSFSRQGYGSHKEDTDQKLLYNFTELSHVTSTHNKALLMKTSCQREESQISNDTTDSLPVQPEGQLPQVRDYDSKHANKESPEISYQDQLLEVSAHKDKNIVRRDTRRNLEAGNEMRQTLNWTTPDIMHHERQHRSHNRLPDIQKIEIQSHYRRELKNPPFNQARLKGEDVWLRNTVDSQQQLRGNILRGQDVALLQPHQGQDVTLLQPHQRQDVTLLQPHQGQDVTLLQPHQGQDVTLLQPHQGQDVTLLQPHHGQDVALLQPHQGQNAILLQPHKGQDVNLQQFRKKQDISLLQPRQGQDVSLQHQSHQEQDINSYQPYQRQDASLLQSHQGRDISLLQPYQTQDVSFLQKNNEQYVSFQQPLQGQNISILQPRRRQHASLQQTLHDERYQLQDSMQQPQKREDVTFLHPLQGQDVNLIHSHQRMGTNLPGKLQEPQHQEGIFPEHKAKLSMVQNKLVHHLHETSVPEPQIQELKTHNNEIGKRHQHDENFFENLTYGVPEHGKKAIESREIKFIPTENEHKTDSVSMYHQNSSHPGESVQGSIGLQEESHHPTTEGIEHTHPHYPQPKQFDLYGRVHAEGNGKATTQHRGKSTVEEGSANMDVTDIHSEHGGGTGQHLKGNGTPRYTEYYPSVTAALADKDGENTDDSHAENLPTNELVLQGRSDLQPEEYRSQVGLGTAISGECDSPLQETSSSAMSKNYTSLSDKPNEKSNSLTQHSMKFIPRRSQSNEGLVSQTNRKIFEDSDIYQLNSGEVTTEGNTEAISTNGFNQNQTGNNTEGQDSVKYSDDLSRGYQNVKNIGSLDNGKSAARYITDESYNIVNSVPNILQVDDNRKYIYSEKMKDIPSFIPITEQYSNYGSKSENSSGTKLKLNEDVDNNESVKFSNVNSSVAPENYDITALVTKAAQQTGSDGTVSNNINDSEASNSYGVNDSFVSQETGSVRPKFQDAELSDSHKLGITNKNSPDFSGNVRKQTSAYTGKTYFSNISFGDSTKAFHVNDSQVNINISLETNKSVELEIQGADDYDAVEIIDSMVLHQDNEAMDTDFTSYNDDVQQVRDEVVFNGQGISGSSAYANTKGNGSDPEVSHSKQWNGRIAYNSRENYIKMQESKKFNDTDEIVSPATRLGSPKFTGNDADDIGEVGDDFTISKNSNSIVDKKSVDSVVNDGMKTSEVVKKVNQDRQRKSPMHELLASDEGKDGDPLFPEDKDGESLISEDKDGESLMSEDKDGESFISEGIVSRHGKSKELEQIVFSSDEPDVSTDDDSEASVDNDSEDFSDDESKVPGGGETSGNDDLSEVLEEESELSSDEHKLSGDEYKFLSVESKLPSDKSKLSNEESKLSSEEPKLSNDESKLSNYESRLSSEESKLSIEDHELSSESKFSKSESKLSSNESKLSNNEFKLSNNESRFTNNEF; this comes from the exons ATG GATACCGCCAGGATACATTTGGTTTTCCTGGTGCTGTTCTCTCTTGGAGAAGTTAAGGGATTGAGCTTTAGTCGTCAGGGATATGGAAGTCATAAAGAAGATACTGATCAAAAACTACTGTACAACTTCACTGAACTCTCTCACGTTACATCTACGCATAACAAGGCGCTGTTAATGAAGACCAGTTGTCAGCGAGAGGAAAGTCAAATTTCTAACGATACAACCGATTCTCTTCCAGTCCAACCTGAGGGCCAGCTGCCACAGGTTAGGGATTATGACTCGAAACATGCAAATAAGGAATCACCAGAGATTAGTTATCAAGACCAACTTTTGGAAGTAAGTGCCCACAAGGATAAGAACATTGTGAGACGAGATACTAGAAGAAATCTTGAAGCTGGAAATGAAATGAGACAAACTTTGAACTGGACAACACCAGACATTATGCATCACGAAAGACAGCACCGTTCACATAATAGGCTTCCAGATATACAAAAAATTGAAATTCAGTCTCATTATAGAAGAGAACTTAAAAATCCTCCATTTAATCAAGCAAGACTTAAAGGTGAAGATGTTTGGCTGCGAAACACAGTAGATTCTCAGCAGCAACTTAGAGGGAATATTCTCCGTGGGCAAGATGTCGCCTTGTTACAACCACATCAGGGGCAAGATGTCACCTTGTTACAACCACATCAGAGGCAAGATGTCACTTTGTTACAACCACATCAGGGGCAAGATGTCACCTTGTTACAACCACATCAGGGGCAAGATGTCACCTTGTTACAACCACATCAGGGGCAAGATGTCACCTTGTTACAACCACATCACGGGCAAGATGTCGCCTtgttacagccacatcaggggcAAAACGCCATCTTGTTACAACCACATAAGGGCCAAGACGTCAACTTGCAGCAGTTTCGTAAGAAGCAAGATATCAGTTTGTTACAGCCTCGACAGGGGCAAGATGTCAGCCTGCAGCACCAGTCTCATCAAGAGCAAGATATCAACTCTTATCAGCCATATCAGAGGCAAGATGCCAGCTTGCTACAATCTCATCAGGGGCGAGATATCAGCCTTCTACAGCCATATCAGACGCAAGATGTCAGCTTTCTAcagaaaaataatgaacaatatgtCAGCTTTCAACAACCACTTCAGGGACAAAATATCAGCATTCTTCAGCCACGTCGAAGGCAACATGCTAGTTTGCAGCAAACACTTCATGACGAGAGATATCAGTTGCAAGATAGCATGCAGCAACCACAAAAGAGGGAAGATGTCACTTTTCTACATCCACTTCAGGGACAAGATGTCAATTTGATTCATTCGCATCAGAGAATGGGCACCAACCTGCCAGGCAAATTACAAGAGCCTCAGCATCAGGAAGGTATATTCCCAGAGCATAAAGCTAAATTGTCAATGGTCCAGAATAAACTCGTACATCATTTACATGAGACATCCGTTCCAGAACCTCAAATTCAAGAATTAAAAACTCACAACAATGAGATAGGAAAACGACATCagcatgatgagaacttttttgAGAATCTTACTTACGGGGTTCCTGAACATGGTAAGAAAGCAATAGAATCAAGAGAAATAAAATTTATTCCTACAGAGAACGAACATAAAACAGACTCAGTTAGCATGTACCACCAGAACTCCAGTCATCCAGGCGAGTCAGTCCAGGGTTCCATTGGGCTTCAAGAGGAATCGCACCATCCAACAACTGAAGGGATAGAACATACTCATCCCCACTACCCACAACCCAAACAGTTCGATCTGTATGGTAG AGTACATGCTGAAGGCAACGGGAAGGCGACTACCCAACACAGAGGAAAATCGACTGTGGAGGAGGGCTCTGCTAACATGGATGTAACAGACATACATTCAGAGCATGGAGGAGGTACAGGGCAACACCTTAAAGGTAATGGAACTCCTCGGTATACGGAATATTATCCTTCTGTAACCGCAGCTTTAGCCGACAAGGATGGAGAGAACACTGATGATTCGCACGCGGAGAATCTCCCGACGAACGAACTTGTTCTTCAAGGTAGAAGTGACCTACAACCCGAGGAGTACAGAAGCCAAGTTGGCCTCGGTACTGCTATTTCTGGTGAGTGTGACTCCCCTCTTCAAGAAACTAGCAGCAGTGCCATGTCAAAAAATTATACTTCTCTCAGCGATAAACCGAATGAGAAAAGCAATTCATTAACTCAACATTCCATGAAATTCATACCTAGAAGAAGCCAGTCTAATGAGGGCTTAGTTTCACAAACTAATCGAAAAATTTTTGAAGACAGTGATATATATCAACTCAACAGCGGTGAGGTAACAACTGAAGGAAATACCGAAGCTATTTCGACAAATGGTTTCAATCAAAACCAAACTGGAAACAATACTGAAGGTCAAGACTCAGTGAAGTATTCTGACGACCTCTCCAGAGGCTACCAAAATGTTAAAAATATAGGGAGTCTTGATAATGGCAAGAGTGCAGCCCGCTACATAACCGACGAAAGTTATAATATAGTCAATTCTGTTCCAAACATTTTACAAGTTGATGATAATCgaaaatatatatattcagagAAAATGAAAGATATTCCTTCATTTATTCCAATTACTGAACAATATAGTAACTATGGGAGCAAAAGTGAAAATTCTTCCGGAACGAAGCTCAAACTAAACGAAGACGTCGATAACAATGAGAGTGTGAAGTTTTCCAATGTTAACAGTTCAGTGGCTCCTGAAAATTATGATATAACGGCCCTTGTAACTAAAGCAGCTCAACAAACTGGTAGTGATGGAACAGTATCTAACAATATTAATGATTCGGAGGCCAGTAACAGTTACGGTGTGAATGATTCTTTTGTTTCACAAGAAACTGGAAGTGTTCGCCCGAAGTTTCAAGACGCTGAGTTGTCTGATAGTCACAAATTAGGAATTACAAACAAAAATAGCCCAGATTTCAGTGGCAATGTTAGGAAACAAACAAGTGCATACACAGGTAAAACATATTTTTCCAATATATCTTTTGGCGATAGTACAAAAGCTTTTCACGTAAATGACTCACAGGTCAACATTAACATTAGCTTAGAGACAAATAAAAGTGTTGAATTAGAGATCCAAGGTGCTGATGACTATGATGCTGTTGAAATAATAGATTCAATGGTTTTACACCAAGATAATGAAGCAATGGATACTGATTTTACATCCTATAATGATGATGTGCAACAAGTCAGAGATGAAGTAGTTTTTAATGGGCAAGGGATTTCTGGTTCCAGTGCCTATGCTAACACCAAAGGCAATGGTTCTGATCCTGAGGTCTCACACAGTAAACAGTGGAACGGTCGTATTGCTTATAACTCAAGAGAAAATTATATAAAGATGCAAGAAAGCAAAAAATTCAATGATACTGATGAGATTGTATCACCTGCTACTCGACTTGGTAGCCCAAAATTCACTGGTAATGATGCAGACGACATTGGTGAAGTTGGAGACGATTTCACTATATCTAAGAATTCCAATTCCATTGTTGACAAAAAATCAGTGGATTCTGTTGTTAATGATGGCATGAAAACAAGTGAGGTCGTTAAAAAAGTGAACCAGGATAGACAGAGAAAGTCTCCCATGCATGAACTTCTTGCCTCTGATGAAGGAAAGGATGGTGACCCTCTTTTCCCCGAAGATAAGGATGGCGAGTCTCTTATCTCTGAAGATAAGGATGGTGAGTCTCTTATGTCTGAAGATAAGGATGGCGAGTCTTTTATCTCTGAAGGCATTGTTTCTAGGCACGGTAAGTCTAAAGAGTTAGAACAAATTGTCTTTTCAAGCGATGAGCCGGATGTCTCTACTGATGATGACTCCGAAGCGTCTGTTGACAATGATTCTGAGGACTTTAGTGATGATGAATCTAAGGTGCCTGGTGGAGGAGAAACATCTGGCAATGATGACCTGTCTGAAGTTTTAGAAGAGGAGTCCGAACTTTCCAGTGATGAGCACAAACTTTCTGGTGATGAGTACAAATTTCTAAGTGTTGAGTCCAAACTGCCCAGTGATAAGTCCAAACTTTCCAATGAGGAGTCCAAACTTTCCAGTGAGGAGCCCAAACTTTCCAATGATGAGTCCAAGCTTTCCAATTATGAGTCCAGACTTTCCAGTGAGGAGTCTAAACTTTCCATTGAGGATCATGAACTTTCCAGTGAGTCCAAATTTTCTAAAAGCGAGTCCAAACTTTCCAGTAATGAGTCCAAACTTTCCAATAATGAATTCAAACTTTCCAATAATGAGTCCAGATTTACCAATAATGAGTTCTAA
- the LOC128691623 gene encoding dentin sialophosphoprotein isoform X2 yields MDTARIHLVFLVLFSLGEVKGLSFSRQGYGSHKEDTDQKLLYNFTELSHVTSTHNKALLMKTSCQREESQISNDTTDSLPVQPEGQLPQVRDYDSKHANKESPEISYQDQLLEVSAHKDKNIVRRDTRRNLEAGNEMRQTLNWTTPDIMHHERQHRSHNRLPDIQKIEIQSHYRRELKNPPFNQARLKGEDVWLRNTVDSQQQLRGNILRGQDVALLQPHQGQDVTLLQPHQRQDVTLLQPHQGQDVTLLQPHQGQDVTLLQPHQGQDVTLLQPHHGQDVALLQPHQGQNAILLQPHKGQDVNLQQFRKKQDISLLQPRQGQDVSLQHQSHQEQDINSYQPYQRQDASLLQSHQGRDISLLQPYQTQDVSFLQKNNEQYVSFQQPLQGQNISILQPRRRQHASLQQTLHDERYQLQDSMQQPQKREDVTFLHPLQGQDVNLIHSHQRMGTNLPGKLQEPQHQEGRVHAEGNGKATTQHRGKSTVEEGSANMDVTDIHSEHGGGTGQHLKGNGTPRYTEYYPSVTAALADKDGENTDDSHAENLPTNELVLQGRSDLQPEEYRSQVGLGTAISGECDSPLQETSSSAMSKNYTSLSDKPNEKSNSLTQHSMKFIPRRSQSNEGLVSQTNRKIFEDSDIYQLNSGEVTTEGNTEAISTNGFNQNQTGNNTEGQDSVKYSDDLSRGYQNVKNIGSLDNGKSAARYITDESYNIVNSVPNILQVDDNRKYIYSEKMKDIPSFIPITEQYSNYGSKSENSSGTKLKLNEDVDNNESVKFSNVNSSVAPENYDITALVTKAAQQTGSDGTVSNNINDSEASNSYGVNDSFVSQETGSVRPKFQDAELSDSHKLGITNKNSPDFSGNVRKQTSAYTGKTYFSNISFGDSTKAFHVNDSQVNINISLETNKSVELEIQGADDYDAVEIIDSMVLHQDNEAMDTDFTSYNDDVQQVRDEVVFNGQGISGSSAYANTKGNGSDPEVSHSKQWNGRIAYNSRENYIKMQESKKFNDTDEIVSPATRLGSPKFTGNDADDIGEVGDDFTISKNSNSIVDKKSVDSVVNDGMKTSEVVKKVNQDRQRKSPMHELLASDEGKDGDPLFPEDKDGESLISEDKDGESLMSEDKDGESFISEGIVSRHGKSKELEQIVFSSDEPDVSTDDDSEASVDNDSEDFSDDESKVPGGGETSGNDDLSEVLEEESELSSDEHKLSGDEYKFLSVESKLPSDKSKLSNEESKLSSEEPKLSNDESKLSNYESRLSSEESKLSIEDHELSSESKFSKSESKLSSNESKLSNNEFKLSNNESRFTNNEF; encoded by the exons ATG GATACCGCCAGGATACATTTGGTTTTCCTGGTGCTGTTCTCTCTTGGAGAAGTTAAGGGATTGAGCTTTAGTCGTCAGGGATATGGAAGTCATAAAGAAGATACTGATCAAAAACTACTGTACAACTTCACTGAACTCTCTCACGTTACATCTACGCATAACAAGGCGCTGTTAATGAAGACCAGTTGTCAGCGAGAGGAAAGTCAAATTTCTAACGATACAACCGATTCTCTTCCAGTCCAACCTGAGGGCCAGCTGCCACAGGTTAGGGATTATGACTCGAAACATGCAAATAAGGAATCACCAGAGATTAGTTATCAAGACCAACTTTTGGAAGTAAGTGCCCACAAGGATAAGAACATTGTGAGACGAGATACTAGAAGAAATCTTGAAGCTGGAAATGAAATGAGACAAACTTTGAACTGGACAACACCAGACATTATGCATCACGAAAGACAGCACCGTTCACATAATAGGCTTCCAGATATACAAAAAATTGAAATTCAGTCTCATTATAGAAGAGAACTTAAAAATCCTCCATTTAATCAAGCAAGACTTAAAGGTGAAGATGTTTGGCTGCGAAACACAGTAGATTCTCAGCAGCAACTTAGAGGGAATATTCTCCGTGGGCAAGATGTCGCCTTGTTACAACCACATCAGGGGCAAGATGTCACCTTGTTACAACCACATCAGAGGCAAGATGTCACTTTGTTACAACCACATCAGGGGCAAGATGTCACCTTGTTACAACCACATCAGGGGCAAGATGTCACCTTGTTACAACCACATCAGGGGCAAGATGTCACCTTGTTACAACCACATCACGGGCAAGATGTCGCCTtgttacagccacatcaggggcAAAACGCCATCTTGTTACAACCACATAAGGGCCAAGACGTCAACTTGCAGCAGTTTCGTAAGAAGCAAGATATCAGTTTGTTACAGCCTCGACAGGGGCAAGATGTCAGCCTGCAGCACCAGTCTCATCAAGAGCAAGATATCAACTCTTATCAGCCATATCAGAGGCAAGATGCCAGCTTGCTACAATCTCATCAGGGGCGAGATATCAGCCTTCTACAGCCATATCAGACGCAAGATGTCAGCTTTCTAcagaaaaataatgaacaatatgtCAGCTTTCAACAACCACTTCAGGGACAAAATATCAGCATTCTTCAGCCACGTCGAAGGCAACATGCTAGTTTGCAGCAAACACTTCATGACGAGAGATATCAGTTGCAAGATAGCATGCAGCAACCACAAAAGAGGGAAGATGTCACTTTTCTACATCCACTTCAGGGACAAGATGTCAATTTGATTCATTCGCATCAGAGAATGGGCACCAACCTGCCAGGCAAATTACAAGAGCCTCAGCATCAGGAAG GTAGAGTACATGCTGAAGGCAACGGGAAGGCGACTACCCAACACAGAGGAAAATCGACTGTGGAGGAGGGCTCTGCTAACATGGATGTAACAGACATACATTCAGAGCATGGAGGAGGTACAGGGCAACACCTTAAAGGTAATGGAACTCCTCGGTATACGGAATATTATCCTTCTGTAACCGCAGCTTTAGCCGACAAGGATGGAGAGAACACTGATGATTCGCACGCGGAGAATCTCCCGACGAACGAACTTGTTCTTCAAGGTAGAAGTGACCTACAACCCGAGGAGTACAGAAGCCAAGTTGGCCTCGGTACTGCTATTTCTGGTGAGTGTGACTCCCCTCTTCAAGAAACTAGCAGCAGTGCCATGTCAAAAAATTATACTTCTCTCAGCGATAAACCGAATGAGAAAAGCAATTCATTAACTCAACATTCCATGAAATTCATACCTAGAAGAAGCCAGTCTAATGAGGGCTTAGTTTCACAAACTAATCGAAAAATTTTTGAAGACAGTGATATATATCAACTCAACAGCGGTGAGGTAACAACTGAAGGAAATACCGAAGCTATTTCGACAAATGGTTTCAATCAAAACCAAACTGGAAACAATACTGAAGGTCAAGACTCAGTGAAGTATTCTGACGACCTCTCCAGAGGCTACCAAAATGTTAAAAATATAGGGAGTCTTGATAATGGCAAGAGTGCAGCCCGCTACATAACCGACGAAAGTTATAATATAGTCAATTCTGTTCCAAACATTTTACAAGTTGATGATAATCgaaaatatatatattcagagAAAATGAAAGATATTCCTTCATTTATTCCAATTACTGAACAATATAGTAACTATGGGAGCAAAAGTGAAAATTCTTCCGGAACGAAGCTCAAACTAAACGAAGACGTCGATAACAATGAGAGTGTGAAGTTTTCCAATGTTAACAGTTCAGTGGCTCCTGAAAATTATGATATAACGGCCCTTGTAACTAAAGCAGCTCAACAAACTGGTAGTGATGGAACAGTATCTAACAATATTAATGATTCGGAGGCCAGTAACAGTTACGGTGTGAATGATTCTTTTGTTTCACAAGAAACTGGAAGTGTTCGCCCGAAGTTTCAAGACGCTGAGTTGTCTGATAGTCACAAATTAGGAATTACAAACAAAAATAGCCCAGATTTCAGTGGCAATGTTAGGAAACAAACAAGTGCATACACAGGTAAAACATATTTTTCCAATATATCTTTTGGCGATAGTACAAAAGCTTTTCACGTAAATGACTCACAGGTCAACATTAACATTAGCTTAGAGACAAATAAAAGTGTTGAATTAGAGATCCAAGGTGCTGATGACTATGATGCTGTTGAAATAATAGATTCAATGGTTTTACACCAAGATAATGAAGCAATGGATACTGATTTTACATCCTATAATGATGATGTGCAACAAGTCAGAGATGAAGTAGTTTTTAATGGGCAAGGGATTTCTGGTTCCAGTGCCTATGCTAACACCAAAGGCAATGGTTCTGATCCTGAGGTCTCACACAGTAAACAGTGGAACGGTCGTATTGCTTATAACTCAAGAGAAAATTATATAAAGATGCAAGAAAGCAAAAAATTCAATGATACTGATGAGATTGTATCACCTGCTACTCGACTTGGTAGCCCAAAATTCACTGGTAATGATGCAGACGACATTGGTGAAGTTGGAGACGATTTCACTATATCTAAGAATTCCAATTCCATTGTTGACAAAAAATCAGTGGATTCTGTTGTTAATGATGGCATGAAAACAAGTGAGGTCGTTAAAAAAGTGAACCAGGATAGACAGAGAAAGTCTCCCATGCATGAACTTCTTGCCTCTGATGAAGGAAAGGATGGTGACCCTCTTTTCCCCGAAGATAAGGATGGCGAGTCTCTTATCTCTGAAGATAAGGATGGTGAGTCTCTTATGTCTGAAGATAAGGATGGCGAGTCTTTTATCTCTGAAGGCATTGTTTCTAGGCACGGTAAGTCTAAAGAGTTAGAACAAATTGTCTTTTCAAGCGATGAGCCGGATGTCTCTACTGATGATGACTCCGAAGCGTCTGTTGACAATGATTCTGAGGACTTTAGTGATGATGAATCTAAGGTGCCTGGTGGAGGAGAAACATCTGGCAATGATGACCTGTCTGAAGTTTTAGAAGAGGAGTCCGAACTTTCCAGTGATGAGCACAAACTTTCTGGTGATGAGTACAAATTTCTAAGTGTTGAGTCCAAACTGCCCAGTGATAAGTCCAAACTTTCCAATGAGGAGTCCAAACTTTCCAGTGAGGAGCCCAAACTTTCCAATGATGAGTCCAAGCTTTCCAATTATGAGTCCAGACTTTCCAGTGAGGAGTCTAAACTTTCCATTGAGGATCATGAACTTTCCAGTGAGTCCAAATTTTCTAAAAGCGAGTCCAAACTTTCCAGTAATGAGTCCAAACTTTCCAATAATGAATTCAAACTTTCCAATAATGAGTCCAGATTTACCAATAATGAGTTCTAA